In Rhinolophus sinicus isolate RSC01 chromosome X, ASM3656204v1, whole genome shotgun sequence, a single genomic region encodes these proteins:
- the DDX3X gene encoding ATP-dependent RNA helicase DDX3X isoform X2 yields the protein MSHVAVENALGLDQQFAGLDLNSSDNQSGGSTASKGRYIPPHLRNREATRGFYDKDSSGWSANKDKDAYSSFGSRSDTRGKSSFFSDRGSGSRGRFDDRGRSDYDGIGSRGDRSGFGKFERGGNSRWCDKSDEDDWSKPLPPSERLEQELFSGGNTGINFEKYDDIPVEATGNNCPPHIESFSDVEMGEIIMGNIELTRYTRPTPVQKHAIPIIKDKRDLMACAQTGSGKTAAFLLPILSQIYSDGPGEALRAMKENGRYGRRKQYPISLVLAPTRELAVQIYEEARKFSYRSRVRPCVVYGGADIGQQIRDLERGCHLLVATPGRLVDMMERGKIGLDFCKYLVLDEADRMLDMGFEPQIRRIVEQDTMPPKGVRHTMMFSATFPKEIQMLARDFLDEYIFLAVGRVGSTSENITQKVVWVEESDKRSFLLDLLNATGKDSLTLVFVETKKGADSLEDFLYHEGYACTSIHGDRSQRDREEALHQFRSGKSPILVATAVAARGLDISNVKHVINFDLPSDIEEYVHRIGRTGRVGNLGLATSFFNERNVNITKDLLDLLVEAKQEVPSWLENMAYEHHYKGSSRGRSKSRFSGGFGARDYRQSSGASSSSFSSSRASSSRSGGGGHGSSRGFGGGGGYGGFYNSDGYGGNYNSQGVDWWGN from the exons TTTGCTGGCCTAGACCTGAACTCTTCAGATAACCAGAGTGGAGGAAGTACAGCCAGCA aaggGCGCTATATTCCTCCTCACTTAAGGAACAGAGAAGCCACTAGAG gatTCTACGATAAAGACAGTTCAGGGTGGAGTGCTAATAAAGATAAGGATGCATATAGCAGTTTTGGATCTCGTAGTGATACAAGAGGGAAGTCTAGTTTCTTCAGTGATCGTGGAAGTGGGTCAAGGGGAAG GTTTGATGATCGTGGACGGAGTGACTATGACGGCATTGGCAGCCGTGGTGACAGAAGTGGCTTTGGCAAATTTGAACGTGGTGGAAATAGTCGCTGGTGTGACAAATCAGATGAAGATGATTGGTCAAAACCACTCCCACCAAGTGAACGTTTGGAACA GGAACTCTTTTCTGGAGGCAATACTGGAATTAACTTTGAGAAATATGATGATATTCCAGTTGAGGCAACAGGCAACAACTGTCCTCCACACATTGAAAGT TTCAGTGATGTTGAGATGGGAGAAATTATTATGGGAAACATTGAGCTTACTCGTTATACTCGCCCAACTCCCGTGCAAAAGCATGCTATTCCTATTATCAAAGACAAAAGAGACTTGATGGCTTGTGCCCAGACAG GGTCTGGAAAAACTGCAGCATTTCTTTTGCCCATCTTGAGTCAGATTTATTCGGATGGCCCAGGCGAGGCCTTGAGGGCCATGAAG GAAAATGGAAGGTATGGGCGTCGCAAACAATACCCAATCTCCTTGGTATTAGCACCGACTAGAGAATTGGCAGTACAGATCTATGAGGAAGCCAGGAAG TTTTCATACCGATCTAGAGTTCGTCCTTGTGTGGTTTATGGTGGTGCTGATATTGGTCAGCAGATTCGAGACTTAGAACGTGGATGCCACTTACTAGTCGCCACTCCAGGACGTCTAGTGGATATGATGGAAAGAGGAAAGATTGGATTAGACTTCTGCaa ATACTTGGTGTTGGATGAAGCTGATCGGATGTTGGATATGGGGTTTGAACCTCAGATACGTAGAATAGTTGAACAAGATACAATGCCGCCAAAGGGAGTTCGCCACACTATGATGTTTAGTGCTACTTTCCCTAAGGAAATACAG atGCTTGCTCGTGATTTCTTGGATGAATATATCTTTTTGGCTGTAGGAAGAGTTGGCTCTACCTCTGAGAACATCACACAGAAAGTAGTTTGGGTGGAAGAGTCAGACAAACGGTCATTTTTGCTTGACCTTCTAAATGCAACAg GCAAGGATTCACTCACCTTAGTGTTTGTGGAGACCAAAAAGGGTGCAGATTCTCTGGAGGATTTCTTATACCATGAAGGATATGCTTGTACCAGTATCCATGGAGACCGATCTCAGAGAGATAGAGAAGAGGCCCTTCACCAGTTCCGCTCAGGAAAAAGTCCAATTCTAGTGGCTACAGCA GTAGCAGCAAGAGGACTGGacatttcaaatgtaaaacatGTTATCAATTTTGACTTGCCAAGTGATATTGAAGAATATGTACATCGCATTGGCCGTACAGGACGTGTAGGAAACCTTG GTCTTGCCACCTCCTTCTTTAATGAGAGGAACGTAAACATCACCAAGGATTTGTTGGATCTTCTTGTTGAAGCTAAACAAGAAGTGCCATCTTGGTTAGAAAACATGGCGTATGAACACCACTACAAGGGTAGTAGTCGTGGACGATCTAAGAG TCGATTCAGTGGAGGGTTCGGTGCCAGAGACTATCGACAGAGTAGTGGCGCCAGCAGTTCCAGCTTCAGCAGCAGCCGCGCCAGCAGCAGCCGCAGTGGTGGAGGCGGCCACGGCAGCAGCAGAGGGTTTGGCGGCGGAG GTGGCTATGGAGGCTTTTACAACAGTGATGGATATGGAGGAAATTATAACTCCCAGGGGGTTGACTGGTGGGGTAACTGA
- the DDX3X gene encoding ATP-dependent RNA helicase DDX3X isoform X1 has product MSHVAVENALGLDQQFAGLDLNSSDNQSGGSTASKGRYIPPHLRNREATRGFYDKDSSGWSANKDKDAYSSFGSRSDTRGKSSFFSDRGSGSRGRFDDRGRSDYDGIGSRGDRSGFGKFERGGNSRWCDKSDEDDWSKPLPPSERLEQELFSGGNTGINFEKYDDIPVEATGNNCPPHIESFSDVEMGEIIMGNIELTRYTRPTPVQKHAIPIIKDKRDLMACAQTGSGKTAAFLLPILSQIYSDGPGEALRAMKENGRYGRRKQYPISLVLAPTRELAVQIYEEARKFSYRSRVRPCVVYGGADIGQQIRDLERGCHLLVATPGRLVDMMERGKIGLDFCKYLVLDEADRMLDMGFEPQIRRIVEQDTMPPKGVRHTMMFSATFPKEIQMLARDFLDEYIFLAVGRVGSTSENITQKVVWVEESDKRSFLLDLLNATGKDSLTLVFVETKKGADSLEDFLYHEGYACTSIHGDRSQRDREEALHQFRSGKSPILVATAVAARGLDISNVKHVINFDLPSDIEEYVHRIGRTGRVGNLGLATSFFNERNVNITKDLLDLLVEAKQEVPSWLENMAYEHHYKGSSRGRSKSSRFSGGFGARDYRQSSGASSSSFSSSRASSSRSGGGGHGSSRGFGGGGGYGGFYNSDGYGGNYNSQGVDWWGN; this is encoded by the exons TTTGCTGGCCTAGACCTGAACTCTTCAGATAACCAGAGTGGAGGAAGTACAGCCAGCA aaggGCGCTATATTCCTCCTCACTTAAGGAACAGAGAAGCCACTAGAG gatTCTACGATAAAGACAGTTCAGGGTGGAGTGCTAATAAAGATAAGGATGCATATAGCAGTTTTGGATCTCGTAGTGATACAAGAGGGAAGTCTAGTTTCTTCAGTGATCGTGGAAGTGGGTCAAGGGGAAG GTTTGATGATCGTGGACGGAGTGACTATGACGGCATTGGCAGCCGTGGTGACAGAAGTGGCTTTGGCAAATTTGAACGTGGTGGAAATAGTCGCTGGTGTGACAAATCAGATGAAGATGATTGGTCAAAACCACTCCCACCAAGTGAACGTTTGGAACA GGAACTCTTTTCTGGAGGCAATACTGGAATTAACTTTGAGAAATATGATGATATTCCAGTTGAGGCAACAGGCAACAACTGTCCTCCACACATTGAAAGT TTCAGTGATGTTGAGATGGGAGAAATTATTATGGGAAACATTGAGCTTACTCGTTATACTCGCCCAACTCCCGTGCAAAAGCATGCTATTCCTATTATCAAAGACAAAAGAGACTTGATGGCTTGTGCCCAGACAG GGTCTGGAAAAACTGCAGCATTTCTTTTGCCCATCTTGAGTCAGATTTATTCGGATGGCCCAGGCGAGGCCTTGAGGGCCATGAAG GAAAATGGAAGGTATGGGCGTCGCAAACAATACCCAATCTCCTTGGTATTAGCACCGACTAGAGAATTGGCAGTACAGATCTATGAGGAAGCCAGGAAG TTTTCATACCGATCTAGAGTTCGTCCTTGTGTGGTTTATGGTGGTGCTGATATTGGTCAGCAGATTCGAGACTTAGAACGTGGATGCCACTTACTAGTCGCCACTCCAGGACGTCTAGTGGATATGATGGAAAGAGGAAAGATTGGATTAGACTTCTGCaa ATACTTGGTGTTGGATGAAGCTGATCGGATGTTGGATATGGGGTTTGAACCTCAGATACGTAGAATAGTTGAACAAGATACAATGCCGCCAAAGGGAGTTCGCCACACTATGATGTTTAGTGCTACTTTCCCTAAGGAAATACAG atGCTTGCTCGTGATTTCTTGGATGAATATATCTTTTTGGCTGTAGGAAGAGTTGGCTCTACCTCTGAGAACATCACACAGAAAGTAGTTTGGGTGGAAGAGTCAGACAAACGGTCATTTTTGCTTGACCTTCTAAATGCAACAg GCAAGGATTCACTCACCTTAGTGTTTGTGGAGACCAAAAAGGGTGCAGATTCTCTGGAGGATTTCTTATACCATGAAGGATATGCTTGTACCAGTATCCATGGAGACCGATCTCAGAGAGATAGAGAAGAGGCCCTTCACCAGTTCCGCTCAGGAAAAAGTCCAATTCTAGTGGCTACAGCA GTAGCAGCAAGAGGACTGGacatttcaaatgtaaaacatGTTATCAATTTTGACTTGCCAAGTGATATTGAAGAATATGTACATCGCATTGGCCGTACAGGACGTGTAGGAAACCTTG GTCTTGCCACCTCCTTCTTTAATGAGAGGAACGTAAACATCACCAAGGATTTGTTGGATCTTCTTGTTGAAGCTAAACAAGAAGTGCCATCTTGGTTAGAAAACATGGCGTATGAACACCACTACAAGGGTAGTAGTCGTGGACGATCTAAGAG TAGTCGATTCAGTGGAGGGTTCGGTGCCAGAGACTATCGACAGAGTAGTGGCGCCAGCAGTTCCAGCTTCAGCAGCAGCCGCGCCAGCAGCAGCCGCAGTGGTGGAGGCGGCCACGGCAGCAGCAGAGGGTTTGGCGGCGGAG GTGGCTATGGAGGCTTTTACAACAGTGATGGATATGGAGGAAATTATAACTCCCAGGGGGTTGACTGGTGGGGTAACTGA